A part of Solibacillus sp. FSL H8-0538 genomic DNA contains:
- a CDS encoding HPP family protein has product MGTYIISYFNKMKGGGKIANSFNLSDSIVAVVGTFITIFVLLELTEMTQFPWMIGSFGASTILVFVAWNAPVGQPRSVIGGHLISSFLGILIFQLMGNSPLAISIAICLSLFCMLMTKTFHPPAGSDPLIIMVSQASWGFILSPLLIGLAIILLSSLVINNFHPKRNYPDYW; this is encoded by the coding sequence GTGGGAACATATATAATTAGTTATTTTAATAAAATGAAAGGTGGAGGTAAAATAGCCAATAGTTTTAACTTAAGCGATTCGATCGTTGCGGTGGTTGGGACTTTTATAACAATTTTTGTACTCCTAGAATTAACGGAGATGACGCAGTTTCCATGGATGATTGGTTCATTTGGGGCAAGTACGATACTCGTGTTTGTGGCATGGAACGCGCCAGTTGGTCAACCCCGCAGTGTAATCGGAGGCCATCTCATCTCATCATTTTTGGGGATTTTGATCTTTCAATTAATGGGTAATTCACCATTAGCGATTAGTATAGCCATTTGCTTATCACTTTTCTGTATGCTTATGACGAAAACATTTCATCCACCCGCCGGTAGTGATCCGCTCATTATTATGGTGAGTCAGGCAAGTTGGGGATTTATTTTGTCTCCGTTATTAATTGGTTTAGCTATTATTTTACTCTCTTCATTAGTTATTAATAATTTCCACCCAAAGCGAAATTACCCAGATTATTGGTGA
- a CDS encoding SDR family NAD(P)-dependent oxidoreductase: MTGAAHGIGKGIAKAYAEADAHVVLADVQENKGKILVNELLTVGYSAFFIKTDVRIEEYDLAFFLNDILTLRPK, translated from the coding sequence ATTACAGGCGCAGCACATGGGATTGGAAAAGGGATTGCAAAAGCGTATGCAGAGGCAGATGCACATGTTGTACTAGCAGATGTACAAGAAAACAAAGGAAAAATACTCGTAAATGAACTCCTAACTGTAGGCTACTCCGCATTCTTTATCAAAACAGATGTAAGAATAGAAGAATATGACCTTGCCTTCTTCCTTAACGATATACTGACCCTCCGCCCCAAATAA
- a CDS encoding HNH endonuclease, whose translation MVKNISKGLGQLVDGAISGVGELASKGVKKAGFDEAAYFIEDTTSMIGKASGGSIAMTGQAVEGIYKTAKGQIQKDDFERSEGVDELKDAGGRVVRSVGSFLKNGVTNVYETGAGLATKDYDRAKKGAVNVAKLGLVSAFAFTIVDLVEGTDEVQAREIQSINAALVGDVHPVTGVPFELNEVHYDGQVITDAFPVFESSFKMQLPESMYLMTDDAQFRFANAQLADAIAAQPSLAAEIGLTEGQVADLYLNETPNGFVWHHHEQPGTLQLVDEKVHDQTAHTGGRFIWGGGSVYR comes from the coding sequence ATGGTAAAAAATATTTCAAAAGGTTTAGGACAATTAGTAGACGGGGCAATTTCAGGCGTAGGTGAGCTTGCTAGTAAAGGTGTGAAAAAGGCGGGCTTTGATGAGGCAGCATATTTCATTGAAGATACAACGTCCATGATTGGCAAAGCTTCAGGTGGGAGTATTGCCATGACAGGCCAAGCGGTGGAAGGTATTTATAAAACAGCCAAAGGGCAAATCCAAAAAGATGATTTTGAGCGTTCAGAGGGCGTCGATGAATTGAAGGATGCCGGAGGACGTGTTGTACGTAGTGTTGGCTCATTTCTTAAAAATGGCGTAACAAATGTATATGAAACAGGTGCAGGTCTTGCTACTAAAGATTATGACCGCGCGAAAAAAGGTGCTGTTAATGTTGCTAAACTCGGTCTTGTTTCAGCATTTGCCTTTACAATTGTTGATTTAGTCGAGGGGACAGATGAGGTACAGGCAAGAGAAATTCAATCGATTAATGCAGCACTAGTAGGTGACGTGCATCCAGTAACAGGTGTTCCTTTTGAACTAAACGAAGTGCATTATGATGGACAAGTGATTACGGATGCTTTTCCGGTATTCGAGAGCTCATTTAAAATGCAACTACCAGAAAGTATGTATTTAATGACAGATGATGCGCAGTTCCGTTTTGCGAATGCGCAGCTAGCAGATGCTATCGCGGCGCAGCCAAGCTTAGCGGCGGAGATTGGATTAACAGAAGGACAAGTAGCAGATTTATATTTAAATGAAACGCCAAATGGTTTCGTATGGCATCATCATGAGCAGCCAGGTACTTTGCAATTAGTTGATGAGAAGGTACATGATCAAACTGCTCATACAGGTGGCCGTTTTATTTGGGGCGGAGGGTCAGTATATCGTTAA
- the preA gene encoding NAD-dependent dihydropyrimidine dehydrogenase subunit PreA, producing the protein MADLRIDLAGIKSPNPFWLASAPPTNSGYQVQRAFEAGWGGAVWKTLGEPILNVSSRFAAVSYNGQRVAGFNNIELITDRPLEVNLQEIYETKKRFPNHAIIASLMVEPKQEKWHEIVKRVEEVGVDGLELNFGCPHGMAERGMGSASGQVPELVEKQTYWVKEVARTPVIVKLTPNITDITVTAEAAVQGGADAISMINTINSLAGVDLDSWNTIPHVAGKGAHGGYCGPAVKPIALNMVADCARNPKINVPISGIGGISNWQDAAEYLLMGATGVQVCTAAMHHGFSIVEDMIDGLNNYLDDKGLASVMDLVGRSVQRYSDWGDLDLNYKIVAEINNDVCINCNKCHIACEDTSHQCIDLYTESGRPMLKVREEDCVGCNLCSIVCPVDGAISMVERKSNIPPMTWNERQAILGSYTR; encoded by the coding sequence ATGGCAGACTTACGAATAGATTTAGCAGGGATTAAATCGCCAAATCCATTTTGGCTAGCATCTGCACCACCGACAAACTCAGGTTATCAAGTGCAGCGCGCATTTGAAGCTGGTTGGGGTGGAGCGGTATGGAAAACGTTAGGTGAACCGATTTTAAATGTTTCATCGCGATTTGCGGCAGTTAGCTATAACGGACAAAGGGTAGCGGGCTTTAACAATATTGAGCTAATTACAGATCGTCCGTTAGAGGTGAATTTACAAGAGATTTATGAAACGAAAAAAAGATTTCCGAATCATGCCATTATTGCTTCCTTGATGGTCGAGCCGAAGCAAGAGAAGTGGCATGAAATTGTTAAACGAGTAGAAGAGGTAGGGGTAGATGGACTTGAACTGAATTTTGGTTGTCCACATGGGATGGCAGAACGAGGGATGGGCTCTGCCTCTGGTCAAGTGCCGGAATTGGTTGAAAAGCAAACATATTGGGTCAAAGAAGTAGCACGTACGCCAGTCATCGTCAAGTTAACGCCGAACATAACAGATATTACGGTCACAGCAGAGGCTGCCGTCCAAGGCGGAGCAGATGCAATCAGTATGATTAATACGATTAACAGTTTAGCCGGTGTCGATTTAGATTCATGGAATACGATACCTCATGTTGCAGGTAAAGGCGCACATGGTGGCTATTGCGGACCAGCTGTAAAGCCAATCGCACTAAATATGGTTGCAGATTGTGCACGCAATCCTAAAATAAATGTGCCCATTTCAGGCATCGGTGGCATTTCAAATTGGCAAGATGCTGCGGAATATTTGTTGATGGGTGCAACGGGTGTACAAGTATGTACAGCAGCGATGCATCACGGATTTAGTATCGTGGAAGATATGATTGATGGACTTAATAACTATTTAGATGATAAAGGACTTGCATCAGTAATGGATTTAGTTGGTCGCTCAGTGCAACGTTATTCCGATTGGGGCGACTTAGACTTAAATTACAAAATTGTCGCTGAAATTAATAACGATGTATGTATTAACTGTAATAAGTGCCATATCGCTTGTGAAGATACGTCGCATCAATGTATCGATTTGTACACAGAAAGCGGTCGTCCGATGCTCAAAGTTCGTGAAGAAGACTGTGTAGGCTGTAATTTATGCTCCATTGTTTGTCCTGTAGATGGTGCGATTTCGATGGTCGAAAGAAAATCGAATATTCCACCAATGACTTGGAATGAACGACAAGCAATACTCGGCAGTTATACTCGATAA
- a CDS encoding NAD(P)-dependent oxidoreductase, with product MVPIQENAMTARLKRNFVEMISGMSKNEAIEEANRCLYCYDAPCITACPTSIQVPNFIKKIASGNLKGSAMTILDANPIGASCARVCPTEELCEGACVLNSSTKPIKIGNLQRYATDWAMKSNVELFQKGQSNGQKVAIIGSGPAGLSAARELARFGYSVTIYEAESKAGGLGAYGIVSFRLPNEVVEWEVEQIVKLGVDIKTNTTVGVDISAEEILNQYDSVILAIGMGAVPKLGIEGEELAGVHDAIEFVKQTKIGPLPDNLVGKRVAVIGAGNTAIDGATCAVRLGAENVKMLYRRTEKEMTAYKFEYEFAKQDGVQFEWLTAPNKIIGNEAGQVVAIECVKMKLGEPGADGRQKPEVIEGSNFVLEVDAVIKAIGQTRYVSLIEDFGLKHTYGVVDIDEATMQTSNKKVFACGDVVFGNGQGEAMVVTAAQQGKDAAYVIHEYLKEPSEIA from the coding sequence ATGGTTCCAATTCAAGAAAATGCAATGACTGCACGATTAAAACGAAATTTTGTTGAGATGATTAGCGGAATGTCCAAAAATGAAGCGATAGAAGAGGCGAATCGGTGCCTGTATTGCTATGACGCACCATGTATTACAGCTTGTCCGACAAGTATTCAAGTCCCAAATTTCATTAAAAAAATTGCTTCGGGTAATTTAAAAGGTTCAGCCATGACAATATTAGATGCGAATCCGATTGGTGCAAGCTGCGCAAGAGTTTGTCCGACTGAAGAGTTATGTGAAGGTGCATGTGTATTAAACTCTTCAACTAAGCCAATCAAAATCGGTAACTTACAGCGCTATGCAACAGATTGGGCGATGAAATCGAATGTCGAGTTATTCCAAAAAGGACAAAGCAACGGGCAAAAAGTTGCAATTATCGGCTCGGGTCCTGCTGGTTTATCTGCAGCGCGTGAGCTCGCTCGTTTTGGCTATAGCGTCACAATTTATGAAGCTGAATCTAAAGCGGGTGGTTTAGGCGCTTATGGCATCGTGTCATTCCGTCTACCGAATGAAGTAGTGGAGTGGGAAGTAGAGCAAATTGTCAAACTCGGTGTGGACATTAAAACGAATACGACAGTAGGTGTGGATATTTCTGCTGAAGAAATCCTAAATCAATACGATAGCGTCATTTTAGCGATTGGTATGGGGGCTGTGCCTAAACTAGGGATTGAAGGTGAGGAACTAGCCGGCGTTCATGATGCAATCGAATTTGTAAAGCAAACAAAAATTGGACCACTGCCAGATAACTTGGTCGGTAAGCGCGTGGCTGTCATCGGTGCTGGTAATACGGCAATCGATGGTGCCACATGTGCCGTTCGATTAGGTGCTGAAAATGTGAAAATGCTATACAGAAGAACTGAAAAAGAGATGACTGCGTATAAATTTGAATACGAGTTTGCAAAGCAAGATGGTGTTCAATTTGAGTGGCTGACTGCTCCGAACAAAATTATCGGGAATGAGGCAGGACAAGTAGTTGCCATAGAATGCGTCAAGATGAAGCTGGGGGAGCCTGGTGCAGACGGTAGACAAAAACCTGAAGTCATTGAAGGCTCAAATTTTGTCTTAGAAGTGGACGCTGTTATTAAAGCGATTGGTCAAACACGCTACGTATCTCTAATTGAAGATTTTGGTTTAAAGCATACGTATGGTGTAGTAGATATTGACGAGGCGACAATGCAAACTTCGAACAAGAAAGTGTTTGCATGTGGAGATGTCGTATTCGGAAACGGTCAAGGTGAAGCAATGGTTGTGACAGCTGCGCAGCAAGGTAAAGACGCAGCATATGTCATACATGAGTATTTAAAAGAACCAAGCGAGATAGCATAA